AGATCGTCCGCGCTGCGGCCCTTTCCCTCGACCTCCCCCGCAAGACCGAGCCAAAGCTGCGTCTGGCCGATCAGGTCGAGCGCGGTGTTGGCAAGCGCGATATCCTCCTCGAGCGCCGGCGCATGGCCGCACCATTCCGATAGGCGGTGGCCGAGGATCAGCGTGTTATCGCCCAAGCGGAGCAGAAGCTCGAAGAGTGCAGCCTGATCGACGGCCGCTTCCGTCACGGTTACGCTCCCCATCACATGTGCCCCACTTCATCGGGAATGTCGAAGAACGTCGGGTGGCGGTAGACTTTCGAGTTCGACGGTTCGAACAGCGGCCCTTTTTCAGAAGGCGAGCTTGCCACTATAGCGCTCGAACGCACCACCCAGATGCTCACCCCCTCGTTGCGGCGGGTATAGACGTCGCGGGCGTTGTTGATCGCCATCTCGGCATCGGGCGCGTGGAGGCTGCCAACGTGGCGATGATTGAGGCCGTGCTGGCCGCGGATGAAGACCTCCCAGAGG
The Ensifer sp. WSM1721 genome window above contains:
- the paaB gene encoding 1,2-phenylacetyl-CoA epoxidase subunit PaaB, whose amino-acid sequence is MSSEWPLWEVFIRGQHGLNHRHVGSLHAPDAEMAINNARDVYTRRNEGVSIWVVRSSAIVASSPSEKGPLFEPSNSKVYRHPTFFDIPDEVGHM